From Cupriavidus oxalaticus:
GGGCTCCGGCGCCGTGACGCCGCTGCAGATGGCGGGCGCATACTCGGTGTTTGCCAACGGCGGCTACCGCGTCAACCCTTACCTGATCCAGAAGGTTGTGGACGCGCGCGGCAACGTGATCTCCGAAACCCATCCGCAACGCGCCGGCACCGATGCCGTGCGCGTGCTCGACGCACGCACCGCGTTTATCGCCGACACCATGCTGCGCGACGTGGTCCGCTTTGGCACCGCCAACAGCGCCAAGCAGCGCCTGGGCCGCAACGACCTGGCCGGCAAGACCGGTACCACCAACGATGCGGTCGATGCCTGGTTCGCCGGCTACACGCCTAACCTGGTGGCGATTGCCTGGATGGGCTACGACCAGCCCAAGAGCCTGGGCGTGCGCGAGACCGGTGGCGGGCTGGCGCTGCCGATCTGGGTCGGCTACATGAGCAAGGCGCTCAAGGGCGTGCCCGAGTCGCCGGAGCGGCCGGCGCCCGAAGGCGTGCTGATGGTGGGCGGCGACTGGACCTTTGAGGAGAACGCGGGCGGAGCCGGCGTGGCCTCGGTCGGCCTGGGCGACCCGTGGCCGGGCAAGCCGGACGAATCCTCGACGGCACCGGCGCCGGATACCGAGCAGGAGAAGAAGAAGATCCTGGAAATGTTCGGCGGCGCCTGATTGCTCCGCAGTATCGCCAGAATGCAGAAAAGCCGGCCATGGCCGGCTTTTTCTTTGCGCAACGCGTGCTTTGCTTCAGCCCAGCTTGAGGATGGCGCCGGCCTGCTCGCTCACATAGCCCGACAGCGCCGCGTACAGTTCGCCGCCATTGCGCGTGTCGACCCAGCGCTCGCCGTCGCGGCGGAAGTGGAAGCCGCCGGAGCGCGCCGCCACCCACAGTTCCTGCATCGGCGCCTGGCTGTTGATGATGATCTTGGAGCCGTTCTCGAACTCCAGTTCCATCACGTTGCCGGTGCGGCTGATTTCCACATCGGCATCGGCCGCGTCGGCGGCCGCTTCGACCGCGGCTTCGATGCGGTCCAGTTCCTCGGTGGCCAGGGCCAGGAACTCGCTTTCGCTCAAGGGGGGCATGCTAAACTCCGAGACCGCCGTTGCCGCCGCTGCCCGGACCGGGCGTACGTGGCGCGAACGGCTTTTTTGTTGAGAATTCATGTTGCGCAGCGCCTCGGCGATCCGGCCGCGCCGGACTCCGCCAACGTCATGCCAACAGCCTAAAGGACGACCGATGGGACAACCGATGCTGCGTCGTGTTGCGATTGTATCGGCGTTTGCCGCCACCCTTGCGATGCCCCTGCTGGGCGGATGCGGCATCCGCGGGCCGCTGACCATGCCCAAGGTACCGCCCGAGCCGACTGCGCCCACCGCGGCCGATCCCGGCCTGGGCCGTACCGACGCGGTGCCCCTTCCGGCGCAGGCTCCGGCCAGCCAGCCGGCATCGTCGCCCGCCGCCCCCACTACCCGATAACCATGACCGCTTTTTTCCATCGCCAGGACGGTGCGCTTGCCGTCGAGCAGGTGCCGCTGGCGCAGATCGCCGCTGAGTTCGGCACGCCCACCTATGTCTATTCGCGCGCGGCGCTGACCGCCGCGTACCAGGCCTACGCCGCCGCCTGCCAGGGCCGCAAGGCGCAGGTCCAGTACGCCATGAAGGCCAACTCCAACCTGGCCGTGCTGCAAGTGTTCGCCAGGCTGGGGGCGGGGTTTGACATCGTCTCGGGCGGCGAACTCAAGCGCGTGCTGGCCGCCGGCGGCGACGCACGCAAGGTGGTGTTCTCGGGCGTGGGCAAAAGCGCGGCGGAGATGGAACTGGCGCTGGCGCACGACGTACGCTGCTTCAATGTCGAGTCGATCCCTGAGCTGGACCGCCTGAACGAGGTTGCCGGCCGTATCGGCAAGCGCGCCCGGGTGTCGCTGCGCATCAACCCGGATGTCGACGCCAAGACCCATCCGTATATTTCCACCGGCCTGAAGGGTAACAAGTTCGGCATCGCCTTCGAGGACGTGCTGCCGACCTACCGCGCCGCGGCCGCGCTGCCGCACCTGGAAGTGACCGGCATCGACTGCCATATCGGCTCGCAGATCACCGAGGTCGAGCCCTACCTGGAAGCGCTGGACAAGGTGCTGGACGTGGTCGAGGCGCTCGAGCGCGAGGGTATCAACCTCGAGCACATCGACGTGGGCGGCGGCCTCGGCATCACCTATACCGACGAGACCCCGCCCGACATCACCGGCTTTGCCACCACGCTGCTGGAACGCGTGGCCGCGCGAGGCCACGGCCACCGCGAGGTGCTGTTCGAGCCGGGCCGTTCGCTGGTGGGCAATGCCGGCGTGCTGCTGACGCAGGTGGAATTCCTCAAGCCTGGCGAAGCCAAGAATTTCTGCATCGTCGATGCGGCGATGAACGACCTGGCCCGCCCCGCGATGTACGAGGCGTACCACCGCATCGAGCCGGTCGCGCTGCGCGACGCTGCGATGGTGACCTACGACATCGTCGGGCCGGTGTGCGAGTCGGGCGACTGGCTTGGCCGCGACCGCGCGCTGTCGGTGCAGCCGGGCGACCTGCTGGCGGTCATGTCCGCGGGCGCGTACGGCTTCACCATGAGCTCGAACTACAACACCCGCCCGCGCGCCGCCGAAGTGATGGTGGACGGCGCCCGCGTGCACCTGGTGCGCGAGCGCGAACTGGTCGAAGACCTGTTCCGCGACGAGCGCCTGCTGCAGGACTGATCTGCGCAGCGCAGCCGGCTATGGGGCCGGCTGCGGTGCTGCAGTTCATCAGGCAGCCCTGCCCTTGCGCGCCCACCACCAGACCCGCATCCCCAGCAGCACGAACATCACCGCGGCATAGATGGAGACTTCGCCGAAGTCGTTCTTGCCCGCCTTGTGCCACCAGTAGTGCAGGATCGCCAGCACGGCGGTCGCATAGACCAGCCTGTGCAGCGCCTGCCAGCGCTTGCCGCCCAGGCGGCGCACCATGCCGTTGGTCGACGTCAACGCCAGCGGCACCATCAGCATGAAGGCCGTGAACCCCACCGTAATGAAGGGGCGCTTGTACACGTCCTTGATCATGTAGGCCAGGTCGAAGCCGCGATCCACGCCGATCCACAGCAGGAAGTGCTGCACCCCATAGAAGAACGCAAACAAACCCAGCATGCGGCGCAGCCTGATCAGCCAGTTCCAGCCGGTCAGCCGGCGCAGCGGCGTGATCGCCAGCGTCAGGCACAGCATCACCAGGGTCCAGGTGCCGGTGGAACGGGTGACGAATTCCAGCGGGTTGGCGCCATATTGCCCGGTTGCGCCCAGGTAAAGCAGGCGGATGAACGGCAACAGGGCCAGCAGCCACAGTACGATCTTGATGGCGCGCACGCGCTGCGGCGACAAGGCAGCCAGGCCGGCCGGCTTGCGCGCCACGCCGCCCGCGGCGGTCACTGCGTTGGAAGTGGAGGCCATGCGTTCACCCGGCATCAGAAGTTCTTCTTCAGGTCCATGCCCTGGTACAGCGATGCCACCTGCTGGCCGTAGCCGTTGAACGGCAGCGTCTTGCGCTTGGGCGCGAACAGCGCGCCGAAACCGCCGCCGCGGTCCTCGCCGATGCGGCGCTCGGTCGCCTGGCTCCAGCGCGGGTGGTCGACGTCGGGGTTCACATTGGAATAGAAGCCGTATTCCTGCGGCGCCGCCAGGTTCCAGCTGGTGGGCGGCTGCTTGTCGACAAAGCGGATCTTCACGATCGACTTGGCGCTCTTGAAGCCGTATTTCCACGGCACCACCATGCGCACCGGCGCGCCGTTCTGGTTGGGCAGCACCTCGCCGTACAGGCCGAAGGTCAGCAGCGCCAGCGGGTGCATCGCCTCGTCCATGCGCAGGCCTTCGCTGTAGGGCCAGTCGAGCACGCTGCTGCTGACGCCGGGCATCTGCTTCTTGTCGGCGAGCGTGATGAACTGCACGTATTTCGCGCCGGGTTGCGGCTCGACGCGCTTGATCAGCTCGGCCAGCGGATAGCCGATCCAGGGGATCACCATCGACCATCCTTCGACGCAGCGCAGGCGGTAGACACGCTCCTCCATCGCCGCGACTTTCATCAGCTCATCGAGATCGTAGACCTTGGGCTTCTTCACCAGCCCTTCCACCGACACCTGCCACGGGCGCGGGCGCAGCGTGCCGGCGTTGCGGGCCGGGTCGGACTTGTCGGTGCCGAACTCGTAGAAGTTGTTGTAGTTGGTCACGTCCTCATAGGGCGTCCGCTTCTCGGTCACGACGTAGGCGTTGTTGGGCGTGGCCGCCAGCTTCGGGCCGTGCTGTCCCTGCGCCCAGGCGTTGCGGGCAAACCATGGCGCCAGCGTGGCGCCGGCGGCACCTGCAGCGGCCAGCGCGAGCATGCGGCGGCGCGACTCGAAGACATCGCGGGGGGTGATCTCGTCGGCGGCGATATCGCCGCCGCGGAGCCATTTGGGGGAAGGAATCAACATGGTTTTCCTCGTTGCCTGGCGCTTGCAGGGTTGGACTCAGTGCTTGGTCGTGGCGTGCGGGCCAGTCCTGACAGATTTTTTCGATGCGGCGTAGTCACCACGCCAGGGGCTAGCCGCCCTGGTATTGCTGGTAGACCGCCTGCGCCAGCGTCAGCAGCCGGGCGCGCTCCAGCGGCCCGGCCAGCGCAAAGCCGAGGTCGCGGTCGATCCAGTAGAACGCCATCGGCGCCGGGCCTGGAGCCGGCCGCCGAGAACCTTCGCGCGCCATGCGTTCGACGCGGAAGCCGGTGTCGGGCGTGCCTTGCGCCATGCGCCGCAACTGCAGCGACAGGCGCGTGCCGTCGTCCGCTTCGTACATCAGGATGGCCGACGGGCCGCCTTCGGCCACGCCCAGCCGTCCGCCGATCAGGTGGAAGCCCTGCGCGCGCAGGTCGGGCACTTGCAGCGCCATGCCGAGGCGCTTGGACAACCACGCGATCAGGTGCGCCTCGTCGCTGGCGGCGACTTCCACCGGGTGGCGCATTTCCGGCGCGTACACCACATGCGTGGCAAGCGCCTCGCGCGCAAAGCGCTCGCCGGGTGCCATCGCCACGGTGGTGGTGGTGTCCATGCGATCGTGGGCCATCCAGCCGAGCGCGCCCCCGAGCGCCAGCAATGCCACCGAGGCACAGCTCGCGGCCAGCGCCATGGTCCAGCGCGGCGCGCGGCGGCGCCCGGCCTGGCGCGGCTCGCCATGCAGGGCGGGCGGCAGCGCGGCCATCGGCACCGGCTCGTTCAATACGGGATCCAGCATGCCGTGCAGCGCATCGGCCTGGCGGCGCCACGCGGCGACCTGCGCCGCTGCATCCGGGTGCTGCGCCAGGTACGCTTCCACCGCGGCGCGGCGCGCGCCAGACAGCTGGCCATCGGCGTAGGCATGGAGATCGGCTTCGTGGATCGCGGACATCATTTCACCCGCTGCAGTGAGCTGGCGGCAGGTATCGGCTGGGCGGGGGCACCGCCGTCGAGCAGCCGCCGCATCTGCTCGCGCGCACGCGCCAGGCGCGACATCACCGTGCCTTGCGGGATGTCGAGCACGCGCGCCGCCTCGGCATAAGTCAGTTGTTCCAGGCTGACCAGCAGCAGCACCGCGCGCTGGGCTTCGGGCAGCTGCGCCAGCGCCTGCAGCAGATCGCGGCGCAGGCCGGGGTCGGCCGCGGGCGCGCTGACCTCGGGCAGGGTATCGGTGGCCACCACCAGGTCCTTGCGGCGCAAGCTGTTCAGGCGCAGCCGGTGCATCAGGGTCAGCAGCCACGGCAACAGGCCGTCGGCGCCGTCGCCCCACCAGGCGCCGGGGCGCAGGCGGAAGCGCCAGCGGTAGCGCAGCGCGCGCTCGAGCGTGTCCTGCACCAGGTCGTCGGCCTGCGCCGAGTCGCCGGTGAGGCCGCGCGCGTGGCGCCGCAGCCGCGGCGCCAGCGCGACGAGCTGGCCTTCAAAGCCTTCCATGCCGTGGCTTGCTTCAGTACGTCCGGGGCATCAGCCCATCAGGGCTTGGCGACGTGCCAGACGTTGTTGAGGTTGTCGCCGGTCTTGTCGCCAGGCTTGGCGTCCTTGGCAAAGCGGTACAGCGGCATGCCGCGATAGGCCCACTGCTTGCCGCCGTCATCGCGCGTGATGATGGTGTATTGGCCCGACGCGTTGGTGCCTGGCGCGGCCATCAGCGGCGGCCAGTTGGTGGCGCAGGGGCCGTTGCAGGCGCTCTTGCCGCTGTTGGCGGTGTCGCGGTCGAAGGTGTACAGCGTCAGGCCCTGCGGGTCAGTCAGCACGCCACCGGTCACCTTCACCGTGGGCGGCATGGTGCCGGCGCTGCTGCCGCCCATGCCCATGCCCATGCCGGAACAGCCGGCGAGCAGGACAGCCGCGCAGCCGAGCGCCAGCGCGGCGGGACGAACGAGGGATGCTGCAGAGGTAAGACGCACACGTGCCATGATCTTGTTCTCCATGCTAACCGGTGCCGCCAGCCGGCACCGCTCCTACAGTAAACACCGGATGTGATGCCTTTATTCCGTCACCTTGTAAAAAAGTCGAAAAAAAACCTGCCCGGAGGCAGGTTTTCTTGCATCGCACCATGGTGCGTCGTAAGTGGCGGTCAGAGTTCGCCGTAGCTATGCAGGCCAGACAGGAACATGTTGACGCCGAGAAACGCAAAGGTCGTCACCAGCAGTCCGACCAGCGCCCACCACGCAGCCACCGTCCCGCGCAGCCCCTTCATCAGCCGCATGTGCAGCCACGCCGCGTAGTTCAGCCACACGATCAGTGCCCAGGTCTCCTTCGGATCCCAGCTCCAGTAACCGCCCCAGGCTTCTGCCGCCCACAGCGCGCCGAGGATGGTGGCGATGGTGAAGAAGGCAAACCCGACCGCGATGGCCTTGTACATCACGTCGTCGAGCAGCTCCAGCGACGGCAGCCGTTCTGCCAGGATGCCGCGCTGCTTGAGCAGGTATGCGACCGACACCATCGCCGCCAGCGCAAAGGTGCCGTAGCCGATGAAGTTGGCCGGCACGTGGATCTTCATCCACCAGCTCTGCAGCGCAGGCACCAGCGGCTGGATTTCCTGCGCGTTGCGGGTGACCGTGTACCACAGCAGGAAACCCACCGCGGCCGATACCACCAGCATCACGAACGGTCCCAGCGCGCGCGTGCCGTAGCGGCCTTCGTAGTACAGGTAGAACAGCGAAGTGATCAGCGTGAACAGCACGAACACTTCATACAGGTTCGAGATGGGGATATGGCCGATGTCGGTGCCGATCAGGTACGACTCGTACCAGCGCACCAGCATGCCGGTGAAGCCCAGCACGATCGCGCCCCAGCACAGCTTGCTGCCGATGCTGTAGCCGGTGTTCGAGCGTGTGGCCAGCCCGACCCAGTAGAACAGCGTGGACAGGAACACCAGCGCGCTCATCCACAGGATGGCCGACTGGCTCGACAGGAAGTACTTGAGGAAGAACGCCTGGTCCGCACGCGCGAGCTGGCCCTGGTAGAGCTGGATCGCGAACAGCGACAGCACCGTCAGCCCCAGCATCAGCGGACGTACCGCCTTCCAGTGCCAGCCGAGCAGTGCAAAGGTAGGCACGGCGCCGATCAGCACCGCCTTGTCGTAGCCATCCATCCACTGCCCGTATCGCGACAGCGCAACGCCCGCGCCGACGGCCAGCGCCAGCGCGAACAGCCAATCCACCCACGTCAGCCGGCGCAGGAAGGAAGGTTCGAGATAGGCCTCGTCGCCGGCGCCCCCAGGGGCAGGCGTGGCGCGCGTGGCTTGCGTGGCGCCGCGCATGGTTTGGTCGCCGGGATTCAGATTTGAAGACATAGCGTACCTGCTCGTTTAATCGCTGCCGTTTTGATGTGGCGTTTCCGCGGGGGTCCCGCCGGCAGCACGGCCGATGTCGTCGCGCAGTGCCGTGAATTCCTTTTCGAAATCCATCGTGCGGCGCTGGGTCGACATCGCCATCAGTACATGGCTGCTGGACGGCACGGCGTCTCCCTCGGCGGGCTTGTCCTTGATCCAGATCCAGACGCGGCGCTCGCGGATATAGAACATCGCGAACACCCCCAGTGTCAGCAGCAGACAGCCAAGATACACGATGTTCTTGCCCGGCGCACGGGTCATCTGGAACACGCTGGCCTTGATCTCCTTGAACTCGTCAAGTTGCAGGAATACCGGTGCGCCGTAGAAAAAACTGTCTGACAGCGCACTGATCGCCTGCTGCAGGAAGGTGCCGCTCTGTGCGCTGTTTGGCACCACCGGCAGCTTGTCCTGGGCGCGCGCCAGCTGCCACAGCTCCCACATCGAGCCATTCAGTATCTTCAGCAGGACGTCGGCGGCCTTCTGCTGCTCGGCCTGCGGCACCGACTTTTCCAGGAATGCCGCGATTGCGGTGAAGCCGCCCGGGGGCGAGTCCGGCGTCGGGCGCGTGGCGCCCGCAAACAGGTCGAGCGCGCGCAGTGCGCTTTCGGCAAGCTGGCGGCGCAGGTCGGCCTTGTCGTCTCCCGGCATCGACGCCAGCGCAAAGCGGCGGGCGGCCTCGCCCCGAAGCGCGCGGTCCTGCAACGCGGCGCGCAGGCGCATCCAGTCGGCAACGCTGCCCTGGTCGTCGGCGGGAATGCGCAGGTAGCGGAACTGCTCGCTCGGCGATTCGCGCATGCCGGCCAGGAACACCGACTGCCCGTCCATCTGCACCGGCACCATGTAGTTGTTGTACTCGCGCGCCTGCCCGGTGCGATCGCGCAGCTTGTACTGCACGGACGGGCCTACGTTGCGCAGCGTCTTGGCGCGGTCGGCGCTGGCCGCGGCACCCAGGTGCTTTTCCAGCGTCTCGTTCAGCGATTTGCGCGCGACGCCGCGTGCGTCAGGCTTGCCCGAGGCATCGGTGACGTTCTCGATATTCATCAGCCGGAAGTCGCTGAACTCGACCGTCACGCCTTCGTTGTCCGCGCCGGTGCCGGTGCCCTTCAGCGGCGCATTGCCGCCCACGGCACCATTGATGGCAAAGGTGCCACGAGCGGTGCCCTGCATCGGGTAGCCGACGAACTTCAGGCGCGAGCCGCCATCTTCGAAGCTGGACTGGTAGATGGCGATGCCGTCGACGATCAACGGCTCGTTCACCTTGATGGTGGCCTCGGTCTGCTTGCCGGTGACGCGGTCGGTGACGATCACGTCCGAGGCGAACAGCTTGGGCATGCCGGTCTCGTAGAAGTCGATCGAGAACTTCTTGAGCGTCAGCGCAAACGGCAGGTCCTGCACCAGCGCGCCGTCGGCGACGTTCAGGATGGCCGTGGACACGGTCTGCCCCTCGGGCACATAGGCATTGCCGCGGAAACCGGGGTTGGTCGCCGGCAGCCGGTGCTGCGGCGGGATCTCGCTGATCACCGCGTTGCCGCTGATCGGGGTCTTGCCACCCAGCCACATCTGCGCGCGGATCAGCATGTCGCCATCGAGCAGGCCGCCGATGCAGATCACCACGATGGCGGTATGCGCCAGGATATAGCCGACCTTGTTGGCGGCCCCCGCCTTGCCCGCCAGCAGCGTGGCGCCGTCATGGTCGACGGCCTTGATGCGGTAGCCGCGGTTGCGCAGCAGCGCCGACAGCCTGCCGACCGCCTCGGTGCGCGCGCGCGCGCCGTCGAACTCGCCGCGATGATGGAAGGCGCGCAGGCTGCGCTCGCGCACATGGTCCTTCCATGAGCGCATGTCCCCGATCATCTTGGGGGTGTTGCGCACCAGGCAGAGCGTGGTGGACACCACCAGGAAGGCC
This genomic window contains:
- the msrQ gene encoding protein-methionine-sulfoxide reductase heme-binding subunit MsrQ, with protein sequence MPGERMASTSNAVTAAGGVARKPAGLAALSPQRVRAIKIVLWLLALLPFIRLLYLGATGQYGANPLEFVTRSTGTWTLVMLCLTLAITPLRRLTGWNWLIRLRRMLGLFAFFYGVQHFLLWIGVDRGFDLAYMIKDVYKRPFITVGFTAFMLMVPLALTSTNGMVRRLGGKRWQALHRLVYATAVLAILHYWWHKAGKNDFGEVSIYAAVMFVLLGMRVWWWARKGRAA
- the ccsB gene encoding c-type cytochrome biogenesis protein CcsB, translated to MSSNLNPGDQTMRGATQATRATPAPGGAGDEAYLEPSFLRRLTWVDWLFALALAVGAGVALSRYGQWMDGYDKAVLIGAVPTFALLGWHWKAVRPLMLGLTVLSLFAIQLYQGQLARADQAFFLKYFLSSQSAILWMSALVFLSTLFYWVGLATRSNTGYSIGSKLCWGAIVLGFTGMLVRWYESYLIGTDIGHIPISNLYEVFVLFTLITSLFYLYYEGRYGTRALGPFVMLVVSAAVGFLLWYTVTRNAQEIQPLVPALQSWWMKIHVPANFIGYGTFALAAMVSVAYLLKQRGILAERLPSLELLDDVMYKAIAVGFAFFTIATILGALWAAEAWGGYWSWDPKETWALIVWLNYAAWLHMRLMKGLRGTVAAWWALVGLLVTTFAFLGVNMFLSGLHSYGEL
- the lysA gene encoding diaminopimelate decarboxylase, translating into MTAFFHRQDGALAVEQVPLAQIAAEFGTPTYVYSRAALTAAYQAYAAACQGRKAQVQYAMKANSNLAVLQVFARLGAGFDIVSGGELKRVLAAGGDARKVVFSGVGKSAAEMELALAHDVRCFNVESIPELDRLNEVAGRIGKRARVSLRINPDVDAKTHPYISTGLKGNKFGIAFEDVLPTYRAAAALPHLEVTGIDCHIGSQITEVEPYLEALDKVLDVVEALEREGINLEHIDVGGGLGITYTDETPPDITGFATTLLERVAARGHGHREVLFEPGRSLVGNAGVLLTQVEFLKPGEAKNFCIVDAAMNDLARPAMYEAYHRIEPVALRDAAMVTYDIVGPVCESGDWLGRDRALSVQPGDLLAVMSAGAYGFTMSSNYNTRPRAAEVMVDGARVHLVRERELVEDLFRDERLLQD
- a CDS encoding COG4315 family predicted lipoprotein is translated as MARVRLTSAASLVRPAALALGCAAVLLAGCSGMGMGMGGSSAGTMPPTVKVTGGVLTDPQGLTLYTFDRDTANSGKSACNGPCATNWPPLMAAPGTNASGQYTIITRDDGGKQWAYRGMPLYRFAKDAKPGDKTGDNLNNVWHVAKP
- a CDS encoding RNA polymerase sigma factor; amino-acid sequence: MEGFEGQLVALAPRLRRHARGLTGDSAQADDLVQDTLERALRYRWRFRLRPGAWWGDGADGLLPWLLTLMHRLRLNSLRRKDLVVATDTLPEVSAPAADPGLRRDLLQALAQLPEAQRAVLLLVSLEQLTYAEAARVLDIPQGTVMSRLARAREQMRRLLDGGAPAQPIPAASSLQRVK
- the cyaY gene encoding iron donor protein CyaY, which gives rise to MPPLSESEFLALATEELDRIEAAVEAAADAADADVEISRTGNVMELEFENGSKIIINSQAPMQELWVAARSGGFHFRRDGERWVDTRNGGELYAALSGYVSEQAGAILKLG
- a CDS encoding cytochrome c biogenesis protein ResB, with the translated sequence MSTASTSGLHLKTSHRVLRDVVELLSSMRFAIALLTVISIASVIGTVLKQNEPYPNYVNQFGPFWADVFHTLSLQKVYGSWWFLLILAFLVVSTTLCLVRNTPKMIGDMRSWKDHVRERSLRAFHHRGEFDGARARTEAVGRLSALLRNRGYRIKAVDHDGATLLAGKAGAANKVGYILAHTAIVVICIGGLLDGDMLIRAQMWLGGKTPISGNAVISEIPPQHRLPATNPGFRGNAYVPEGQTVSTAILNVADGALVQDLPFALTLKKFSIDFYETGMPKLFASDVIVTDRVTGKQTEATIKVNEPLIVDGIAIYQSSFEDGGSRLKFVGYPMQGTARGTFAINGAVGGNAPLKGTGTGADNEGVTVEFSDFRLMNIENVTDASGKPDARGVARKSLNETLEKHLGAAASADRAKTLRNVGPSVQYKLRDRTGQAREYNNYMVPVQMDGQSVFLAGMRESPSEQFRYLRIPADDQGSVADWMRLRAALQDRALRGEAARRFALASMPGDDKADLRRQLAESALRALDLFAGATRPTPDSPPGGFTAIAAFLEKSVPQAEQQKAADVLLKILNGSMWELWQLARAQDKLPVVPNSAQSGTFLQQAISALSDSFFYGAPVFLQLDEFKEIKASVFQMTRAPGKNIVYLGCLLLTLGVFAMFYIRERRVWIWIKDKPAEGDAVPSSSHVLMAMSTQRRTMDFEKEFTALRDDIGRAAGGTPAETPHQNGSD
- a CDS encoding anti-sigma factor family protein, with translation MMSAIHEADLHAYADGQLSGARRAAVEAYLAQHPDAAAQVAAWRRQADALHGMLDPVLNEPVPMAALPPALHGEPRQAGRRRAPRWTMALAASCASVALLALGGALGWMAHDRMDTTTTVAMAPGERFAREALATHVVYAPEMRHPVEVAASDEAHLIAWLSKRLGMALQVPDLRAQGFHLIGGRLGVAEGGPSAILMYEADDGTRLSLQLRRMAQGTPDTGFRVERMAREGSRRPAPGPAPMAFYWIDRDLGFALAGPLERARLLTLAQAVYQQYQGG
- the msrP gene encoding protein-methionine-sulfoxide reductase catalytic subunit MsrP, translated to MLIPSPKWLRGGDIAADEITPRDVFESRRRMLALAAAGAAGATLAPWFARNAWAQGQHGPKLAATPNNAYVVTEKRTPYEDVTNYNNFYEFGTDKSDPARNAGTLRPRPWQVSVEGLVKKPKVYDLDELMKVAAMEERVYRLRCVEGWSMVIPWIGYPLAELIKRVEPQPGAKYVQFITLADKKQMPGVSSSVLDWPYSEGLRMDEAMHPLALLTFGLYGEVLPNQNGAPVRMVVPWKYGFKSAKSIVKIRFVDKQPPTSWNLAAPQEYGFYSNVNPDVDHPRWSQATERRIGEDRGGGFGALFAPKRKTLPFNGYGQQVASLYQGMDLKKNF